GATGCCGCCGAAGAAACCGTGGCACTGGGTGAGCTGTCGCTTGATGGGCGGCTTGTGCCGGTGATCGGCGCGTTGCCGGCCGCCATGGCCGCGGCAGAGGCCGACCGGGCACTTCTATGCCCCAAGGCCAGCGGGGCCGAGGCCGCATGGGTCGGCGGCACGCAGGTTCTGGCCGCGCCCGACCTTGCCGCGGTCGTGCGCCATTTCACCGGGCAGTCCCCGCTTGCCCCGGCCGAACCGGGGGAGGTGACGGGCGGCGACACGATCCGCGATCTATCCGACGTCAAGGGGCAGGAACGGGCCAAGCGGGCACTGGAAATCGCCGCGGCGGGCCGGCATCACATGCTGATGGTGGGCGCGCCGGGATCGGGCAAGTCGATGCTGGCCGCGCGCATGGCAGGCATCCTGCCGCCCCTGTCCCCGGCGGAGGCCCTTGAAACCTCGATGATCCATTCGCTCGCGGGATTACTGGACGAGGGCGGCATCTCGCGCCTGCGGCCGTTCCGCGAACCGCATCACACGGCGTCGATGGCGGCCATCGTGGGGGGAGGCCGGGGCGCGAAGCCGGGCGAGATCAGCCTGGCGCACAACGGCGTGTTGTTCATGGATGAGTTTCCTGAATTTCCACGGCAGGTGCTGGAAACCCTCCGCCAGCCCATCGAGACGGGCGAAGTCGTGGTCGCCCGCGCCAATGCCCATACGAAGTACCCCTGCCGGTTCCTCCTGGTCGCCGCCGCGAACCCCTGCAAATGCGGATACCTCGCCGACCCCGCCCGCGCCTGCGCCCGCGTGCCCCAGTGCGGAGAAGACTACCTCGGCCGCATCTCGGGCCCCTTGATGGATCGGTTCGACCTGCGGGTGGAGGTGCCGCCCGTGGCCTATGCCGATCTCGACCTGCCGGCCACTGGCGAACGCTCCGCCACGGCGGCCGAACGTGTGGGGGCAGCACGTGCGCGGCAGACGGCCCGGTTCGAGGGGCGGCAGGGGATGCGCGTGAACGCCGATGCCGAGGGCGCCGTACTTGACGAAATCGCCACACCCGATGTCGAGGGGCGCGCGCTGCTTGCGCAGGTCGCCGACCGGTTCGGCCTGTCGGCCCGCGGCTATCACCGCGTGTTGCGCGTGGCGCGCACCATCGCCGATCTGGACGGATCGGACGGCGTGCACCGGCCCCATGTGGCCGAGGCGGTGAGTTTCCGGTTGTCGGTGGGGGAGCGGTGACAGCGAGCCCCAGTCCGGTCAGCGAACAAGCGCCAGAGCGACGCGCGACGCGGCGCCATCCAAGGACCGCGGCATGGGGATCCAGCGGACGTCTTGGGCGATATATGGCCCGAAGGCCTGAAGACCTTCAAACCAAGGGCGAGCGTCCACTGATCGCCAGGCCGTGGGCGTGGCACGGGAATTACGTGGCAGCCTTAGACCCCGTTCCCGCGCCCAGTGGGTCAGCGCGAAGTGAAAAGGATAGGTCCACGACACAGGCCCGTCGCGCCTGCGATCACGGGTCCCCAAACCTCACCCCCGCTTCGCCTCGACCGCCTCCCAGATTTTCGCCGCGATATTGGCCTCGTCGAAGCGTTCCAGTTCCTGAATGCCGGTGGGGGAGGTCACGTTGATCTCGGTCAGCCAGTTGCCGATCACGTCGATGCCAACGAACATCTGGCCGTGATCGCGCAAGGTCGGGCCGATGGCCTTGCAGATTTCCAGATCGCGCGCCGTCAGAGCGGTCCGTTCCGCCCGGCCGCCGACATGCATGTTCGACCGGGTCTCGCCCTCGGCCGGCACACGGTTGATCGCACCCACGGGTTCGCCGTCGATCAGGATCACCCGCTTGTCGCCCTTCTCCACCGCGGGCAGGAATTTCTGGGCGATCAGAGGCTCCCGGCTCATGCCCGTGAACAACTCGTGCAGCGAGGCGAGGTTGCGGTCGCCGTGTTCCAGCCGGAAGACCCCCGCGCCCCCATTGCCGTAAAGCGGTTTCAGGATGATATCGCCATGTTCCGCCTTGAAGGCCCGGAGCGTGGCAAGATCCCGGGCGATGATCGTCGGCGGGATCAGATCGGGGAATTTCAGCACCAAGAGTTTCTCGGGGAAGTTCCGCACCCAGAACGGATCGTTGCAAACAAGCGTCTTCGGCGTCAGGTGCTCCAACAGATGGGTCGTGGTGATATAGCCCATGTCGAAGGGCGGGTCCTGCCGCAGCCAGACGACATCGTAGTCGCCAAGGTCGACGTCCTGCTCTGCCCCAAGGCTGAAGTGGTCGCCGACGACCCGGCGCACCTCCAGCGGCCAGCCGCGGGCCATGACGCGCCCGTCGTTCCAGTAAAGCCGGTCGGGCGTGTAGTAGAACAACGAATGCCCGCGGGCCTGCGCCTCTTCTGCGATGCGGAACGTACTGTCGGCGTTGATATCGATGGGCCCGATCGGATCCATCTGGATGGCAACCTTGAGCGTCATGGCAAACCCCCTGTTTCGCATCCTACTTGGCGGAGGGGGGCCCGGTTTGCAACAGGATCAGGCCGTGAAGGCGTTTTCCAGTATCTCGACCGCGCCCTGCCCGTTCACCAGCGCCACGTCGAAGCGCATATCGGTCAGTTGCCCCCGCGGCTCACCCCCCACGAATTCCAGCGCGGCGGTCATCACGCGGGTCATCTGGCGGTGGGTCAGACGCTCGGCGGCACGGGCGAAGTCGCGGCTTTTCTTGACCTCGACGAAGATCAGCCCCTCGCCGTCGCGCAGGATCAGATCGATTTCCCCAGCCTTGCCGCGCCATCGCCGCGCCGCGACCGTCAGGCCCCGCGCCTGATAATGGCGCGCAACGCTCTCCTCTGCGGACAGCCCCGCATGGTAGGAAACCGTGCCGCTCACCCCTTGCCCTCCAGCTTCAGCGCGGCCTGATAGACCTGCCGGCGCGGCAGCTTCAGCCGTTCGGTGACCTCTGCCACCGCATCCTTCATGGACGCGCCCTTCAGCGCTTCGGTCAGCGCCGCCTTAAGGTCTTCCTCGCTGGCCGCCTTGGGCGCACCGCGACCGACCAGCACGACGATCTCCCCCTTGACGCTCCGCTCTGCAAAATCCTGCGCCAAATCGCCAAGCGGTCCGCGCACGACCTCTTCGAACCGCTTGGTCAGTTCCCGGCAGACGGCGGCGGGGCGGTCGGGGCCGAAGACCCCGGCCATTTCCGCCAGCAGCCGCGCCACCCGCTTGGGTGATTCATAAAGGACAAGGGTGGCCTGAATATCGGCCAAGTCCCGCAACATGGTTGTCCGCGCCCCGCCCTGCGCGGGGGGAAAGCCGGCAAACAGCACCCGGTCGCTCGCCAGCCCCGAAACGGTCAGCGCCGCCAAGAGCGCGGACGGGCCCGGTGCGGCATGGACCGCAACCCCGGCCTCCACCGCTGCGCGGGCCAGCGGGAAACCGGGATCGGCAACCATCGGTGTGCCCGCCTCGCTGACGCAGGCGACCGATTGCCCGCCCGCGGCCATGGCGACGAGCTTGTCCCGCACCGCGGGCGCGCTGTGATCGTGATAGGCGATCAGGGGCCGGTCCCCCAGTGCAACGCCGTGGATCTGCATCAGGTGCCGTGCCGTGCGCGTATCCTCGGCCGCGATCACATCTGCCGAGGCCAGAATATCCAGCGCCCTCAGCGTGATGTCGCGCGCCGTGCCTATGGGTGTGGCAACGAAATATATACCGGGGGCAAGATATGTCTGCAGAATGTCCAATGGCGGCTCCGGACCATGTCCGACGTTTACTTGACCGGGCGATCCGCATAGTGTCGCGGCAGATTTGAGCCCCGAAGTGTTGAAGGAGAAGTCCATGTTGGCCGTTTTCGGCGCCCCCCGCAAGCGGATCGCGCTGGCCCTTGCGGCGCTGGCATTCCTGACGGCCTGCCAGGCTGTCACGATGGGCGGCGGACCCCGGATCAACACCGACAAGCCCGTTCCGGTCGCGCTTCTGGTACCCAGCGGGTCGGGCTCCGGCACGGACGAGGAGGTCGCACGGGGGCTGGAGAACGCCGCACGTATGGCGATTGCCGACCTGCAAGGCGCAAAGATCGACCTTCGGGTGTACAGCACCGGTGCGAATCCCGAACGCGCCGCCGCGGTCGCCCGCGACGCGGTGAGCGATGGCGCAAAGATCATCCTCGGACCCCTGTATGCGCAGTCCGCGAATGCGGTGGGCGTTGCCGTGGCCGGCCGCGGTGTGAACGTGCTGAGCTTTTCCAACAACACCCAGATCGCCGGCCGTAACGTGTTCGTCCTTGGCCCGACATTCGAAAACACCGCCGATCGCCTGGCAGGTTACGCGGCCAGCCAGGGCAAAAGCCGGTTCATGGTGATCCACGACCCCGATATCTCCGGTCAGGTCGGCCGGCAGGCGATCGAGGGCGCCGTGGCCGCACGCGGCGGCCAGGTGGTCACGACCGGCACCTATGAACTGTCGCAAAATGCCGTGGTACAGGCCATTCCCGGTCTCGCCGCAAAGGCGCGCGAAAACGGCGTCGACTCGATCTTTTTCACGGCAAGCCCGACCGGCGCGCTGGGCTATCTGGTGCAGCTTCTGCCCGACAACCGGGTGGACCCCACGCAGGTTCAGTTCATCGGTCTGACCCGGTGGGACATTCCGCCCTCGACGCTGTCGCTGCCGGAACTTCAGGGCGGCTGGTTCGCCCTGCCCGACCCCGGCCGCTCCGCGCGGTTTCAGTCGCGCTATGCCGCGACCTATGGCAATGGACCGCACTCGACCGCCGGGCTTGCCTATGACGGCATCGCCGCCATCGGCGCCCTGATCAGCAACGGCCAGGCCGACGCCCTGACCGTGACCGCACTGACCCAAAGGGCGGGCTTTGAAGGTGTCAATGGCGCCTTCCGCCTGAACCCCGATGGCACCAATGATCGCGCGCTGGCCGTGGCCGAAATTCGAAACAGTCAGGTGAATGTGATTGATCCCGCCCCAAGAAGCTTCGGCGGCGCAGGCTTCTGAGCCGGCGCGCCACCGATCCGCAACCCCGGCGCCGGACAGCCTTATCTGTCCGGCGTCCGACATTTTCGACCAGGCTGCCTTTGACGCGGCCCTCGACCGGCTGACCAAGGACGGCGCGGACGCCTCTACCCTGCGCAAGACCATGGTCGCCCATATGGCAGAGGCGCGCAGGGCGGGCCGCGAGGCCATTGCCGCCGCCTTCCGTGACAAACCGTTCGAGGCCGGCCCGACGGTGCGCGCCTATACATGGCTGACCGACTGCCTTGTCCGCGGCACGCTGAAGATCGCCTCGCAGCATCTGCACCCGCGGCCGAACCCGACCGAGGGTGAGCGGCTCGCCGTCTTTGCCGTGGGTGGCTATGGGCGGGGCGAGATGGCCCCCCATTCCGACGTCGATCTGCTGTTTCTGACCCCCTACAAGATCACCCCCTGGGCCGAGAGCGTGATCGAGTCGATGCTCTACATGCTGTGGGATCTGAAGCTGAAGGTGGGGCATTCCTCTCGCACGGTGAAGGATTGCGTTAGGCTCGGGCGGGAGGACGTGACGATCCGCACCGCGCTTCTGGAACATCGCTTTGTCGACGGGGAAGAACCGCTGGCCAAGGCGCTGGACGAGGCGCTTTGGAACAATCTCTTCGAAGGCACGGCGGCAGAATTCATCGAGGCAAAGCTTTCCGAACGGTCGGACCGCCACCGCAAGCAGGGCGGCCAGCGCTACGTGCTGGAACCCAACGTGAAAGAGGGCAAGGGCGGCCTGCGCGACCTGCAATCGCTCTACTGGATCGCGAAATACCTCTATCGGGTAGACCGGGCCTCGCAGCTGGTGCCGCTGGGCATGTTCACCGAGGACGAGTTCAAGGGTTTTCTCGACGCCGAACGCTTTCTCTGGGCGGTGCGCTGCCACATGCACCTGATCGCCGACCGGGAAGCCGACCAGTTGACCTTCGACATGCAGATCGAGGTTGCCGCGGCAATGGGCTACACCGATCATGGCGGTCGCCGGGCGGTGGAACATTTCATGCAGGACTATTTCCGCCATGCCACGACCGTGGGCGACCTGACGCGCATCTTCCTGACCAAGCTGGAAGCCGCCCATGTCAAGAAAGAGCCGACGCTTCTGGGCTTGCTGAAGCGGAAGAAGAAAAAGGTCCCCGAGGGCTACGACATCGTGCAGAACCGCATGACCGTCGCCGACCCCGAGGCATTCCTTGCCGACAAGCTGAACCTGCTACGCATTTTCGAAGAGGCGCTTCGGACAGGAACGCTGTTGCATCCGGACGCGATGCGCCTGATCGCCGGCAACCTCCACCTGATCGACGAAGGCATGCGCACCGACCCAGAGGCGCAGCGCATCTTCCTTGACTTGCTTCTGAAACACGGCAACCCCGAACGGGCCCTGCGCCGGATGAACGAGCTTGGCGTTCTGTCGGCCTTCATCCCCGAGTTCGAGCCGATCGTGGCGATGATGCAGTTCAACGTCTATCACAGCTTCACGGTGGACGAGCATACGATCCAGTGCATCTCCACCCTCGCCCAGATCGAGCGGAAGGAACTGGTCGAGGAACTGCCCATCGCCAGCCGCATCCTGAAGGAAGGCGTCAACCGCAAGGTCCTGTATGTGGCGCTGCTTCTGCATGACATCGGCAAGGGCCGGCCCGAGGATCATTCGGTGCTGGGTGCCCAGATCGCCCGCAAGGTGGCGCCCCGGCTGGGGTTGAAGCCCGAGGAATGCGAAACGGTCGAATGGCTGGTGCGCTATCACCTGCTGATGTCGGACATGGCGCAAAAGCGCGACCTGTCCGACCCGCGCACGGTGCGCGACTTCGCCAAGGCCGTTAAGAACAAGAAACGGCTGGACCTGCTGACCGTCGTCACCGTGTGCGACATCATCGGCGTGGGGCCCGGGACATGGAACAACTGGAAAGCGCAGTTGATCCGCAGCCTTTATCGCGAAACCGCCGACGCGCTGGAAACCGGTCTGGAAGACCTCAACCGCGGCAAGATGGAGGCCGAGGCCAAGCGTGCCCTGCGCGCCGCGCTGGCCGATTGGGACAAGAAAGACCTGCGCACCGAAACCGCGCGCCACTATGGGCCCTATTGGCAGGGTCTGCCGACCGATACGCAGGTGGTCTTTGCCAACATGCTGCGCGGGATCGCGGATGACGAGATCCGGATCGACCTGGCCGCCGATACCGGCCGCGACGCGACGCGGGTCTGTTTCGCCCTGGCCGACCATCCGGGTATCTTCTCCCGGCTCGCGGGTGCGCTCGCCCTTGCCGGGGCGAATGTCGTGGACGCGCGCGCCCACACCACCAAGGACGGCTTTGCAACCTCGGTCTTCTGGATCCAGGATTCCGAAGGCAGCCCCTATGCCGAAAACCGCCTGGCACGGCTCAGCAACGTGATCGAGAAGACCCTGTTCGGAGAGGTCCGCCCGCGCGAGAAACTGGCGGATCGCGACAAGCTGAAGAAACGCGAACGCGGCTTCCGGTTCCCGACCTCGATTTCCTTCGACAACGAGGGGTCGGAGATCTTCACGATCATCGAGGTCGACACGCGCGACCGCCCCGGCCTTTTGTATGACCTCACCCGGGTGCTGGCCAACAACAACGTCTACATCGCCTCCGCGGTGATCGCGACCTACGGCGCGCAGGTGGTCGACAGCTTCTACGTCAAGGACAGTTTCGGGCTGAAGCTCTATTCCCGCTCTCGCCAGGAATCGCTTGAACGCAAGCTGCGTCAGGCCATCGAGAAAGGCTCGGAAAGGGCGCGCGCGTGACACGCCCCATTCGCCTGCTATCGGGCTTTGTCACCGTTGGCGGCTGGACCATGGCCAGCCGCATCCTCGGTTTCGTACGCGACATCCTGATCGCGGCCTTTCTGGGTGCCGGGCCGGTGGCAGAGGCGTTCCTGATCGCCTTTTCGCTGCCCAACATGTTCCGCCGCTTCTTTGCCGAGGGCGCGTTCAACATGGCCTTCATCCCGATGTTCTCCAAAAAGTTGGAGGGCGAGGAAGACGCGCTGGGATTCGCGCGGGATGCGTTTTCGGGGCTGGCAAGTGTTCTGATCCTGTTCACGCTGGCCGCGCAGATCGCCATGCCGCTTCTGGTGCTGGCGATGGCGGGCGGGTTCGTGGCCGATGAGCGGTTCGATCTGGCGGTGGTCTATGGCCGCATCGCCTTTCCCTATGTACTGTTCATCTCGCTGGCGGCGCTGTTGTCGGGTCTTCTGAACGCCACGGGCCGGTTCATGGCCGCCGCTGCCGCGCCGGTTCTGCTGAACGTGCTCTTCATCGTCGCGATGACGGTCGCCCATTGGGCGGGGTGGCCCATCGGCGATACGCTGGTCTGGACCGTGCCGGTCGCGGGGGTGGCCCAGTTCGCGCTGGTCTGGCACGCCGCGGCACGGGCGGGGTTTCCGCTGACGCTCCGCCGCCCGCGCCTGACGCCGGAGTTGAAGCGCCTTGCGATCATCGCCGCCCCCGCGGCCCTGGCCGGGGGCGTGGTGCAGGTGAACCTGATGATCGGGCGGCAGGTGGCCAGTTTCTTCGAAGGCGCGGTGGCGTGGCTGTCCTATGCCGACCGTTTGTACCAATTGCCGCTGGGCGTGGTGGGCATTGCCATCGGCGTGGTGCTGCTGCCCGATCTGTCGCGTCGGCTGCGGGCCGGGGACACGGCAGGCGGGCGCCACGCGGTCAACCGCGCGGGCGAAATGGCACTGGCGTTGACGGTGCCTGCGGCCGTGGCGCTGGCGGTGATCCCGGGGCCCATCGTGTCGGTCCTGTTCCAACGCGGGGCCTTCGATGCCACGGATGCCGCGGCGACTGCGCTGGCGGTCGCGGTCTATGGCGCCGGACTGCCGGCCTTCGTGATCCAGAAGGTGTTGCAACCGCTCTATTTCGCCCGCGAAGATACGCGCCGGCCGTTCTACTACGCGCTCTGGGCGTTGGCCGTGAATGCCATCGTCGCCATCGGTCTTGCGCCCCTGATCGGCTATATCGCGGCGGCCTTCGGCACGACGCTTGCGGGTTGGGCGATGGTTGTCCTGCTGTGGCGTGGCTCTCGCGCGATGGGCGATGCCGCATCCCTGGACGACCGATTTGTCCAGCGCGCGGGGCGTATCGTTCTGGCCTCGGTCCTGATGGGTGGGGTTCTGTGGGCGGCGGCGGGCGTGCTGGCCCCGTGGCTGCAGGCGGGCACCGTCCGCTATGGCGCGCTGGCCGTGCTGATCCTGATTGGAATGACGGCCTATTTCGGCCTTGGCCATCTGGTCGGCGCGTTCCGCCTGTCGGAGTTCCGAGCCGCCCTGCGCCGTCAGCGGTGACGCATCCGCGCCAAGACGCGGGACCACCCACCGGGGCTGACGAAGAAGGACAGGGTAAAGCCGGTCAGGAACCCCGCCAGATCGGCGACCCAGTCCTTGCTGCCACCAAAGAGCAGGCCAAAGACCAACTGGATACCCAGCAGGAGCCCGATCAGCGTGAAGGCGCGGTATTGATGTGCACCGGTCCCCGCCAGCCGGACCCACATCACGAAGGTGAACGCCCCGATCAAGCCGTAGACCCCGGGATAGCCGCCGATCAACGGCATCGGATCGTTCAACAAGAGACCATAGGCCAACGCCCCGACGAAAGCGGCCCCGAAAAACACCGCCAGCACCGCCCAGGCCCGAAAGATCTCTCCCACCATCTTGCCCAGCGCAAGGATGAAAACCGTCACGAACAGCGCATGCGTGGCCCCGGCATGGATGAACGGATAGGTCACGAAGCGCATCAGCTGTTGCGGCGGGTATCGTCCGTTGGCCAGCATCCAGTCGAAGACCTGCCCGCTGAAGGCGAAGTCCTGAAACGCGGCCAGCCGCCAGCCCACGGCCCCGGGACCGCCGATCAGCCCCTGCTCACCAAGGCTGATCAGCGCCTCTACCCCCATGACGGGAATGGCCAGAATCCAAACCACCGTGGGCAGCGGATTGATCGGCGGGGCGTTGGGGTC
The genomic region above belongs to Rhodovulum sp. P5 and contains:
- the gshB gene encoding glutathione synthase, translating into MTLKVAIQMDPIGPIDINADSTFRIAEEAQARGHSLFYYTPDRLYWNDGRVMARGWPLEVRRVVGDHFSLGAEQDVDLGDYDVVWLRQDPPFDMGYITTTHLLEHLTPKTLVCNDPFWVRNFPEKLLVLKFPDLIPPTIIARDLATLRAFKAEHGDIILKPLYGNGGAGVFRLEHGDRNLASLHELFTGMSREPLIAQKFLPAVEKGDKRVILIDGEPVGAINRVPAEGETRSNMHVGGRAERTALTARDLEICKAIGPTLRDHGQMFVGIDVIGNWLTEINVTSPTGIQELERFDEANIAAKIWEAVEAKRG
- a CDS encoding rhomboid family intramembrane serine protease — its product is MMPDPNAPPINPLPTVVWILAIPVMGVEALISLGEQGLIGGPGAVGWRLAAFQDFAFSGQVFDWMLANGRYPPQQLMRFVTYPFIHAGATHALFVTVFILALGKMVGEIFRAWAVLAVFFGAAFVGALAYGLLLNDPMPLIGGYPGVYGLIGAFTFVMWVRLAGTGAHQYRAFTLIGLLLGIQLVFGLLFGGSKDWVADLAGFLTGFTLSFFVSPGGWSRVLARMRHR
- the murJ gene encoding murein biosynthesis integral membrane protein MurJ → MASRILGFVRDILIAAFLGAGPVAEAFLIAFSLPNMFRRFFAEGAFNMAFIPMFSKKLEGEEDALGFARDAFSGLASVLILFTLAAQIAMPLLVLAMAGGFVADERFDLAVVYGRIAFPYVLFISLAALLSGLLNATGRFMAAAAAPVLLNVLFIVAMTVAHWAGWPIGDTLVWTVPVAGVAQFALVWHAAARAGFPLTLRRPRLTPELKRLAIIAAPAALAGGVVQVNLMIGRQVASFFEGAVAWLSYADRLYQLPLGVVGIAIGVVLLPDLSRRLRAGDTAGGRHAVNRAGEMALALTVPAAVALAVIPGPIVSVLFQRGAFDATDAAATALAVAVYGAGLPAFVIQKVLQPLYFAREDTRRPFYYALWALAVNAIVAIGLAPLIGYIAAAFGTTLAGWAMVVLLWRGSRAMGDAASLDDRFVQRAGRIVLASVLMGGVLWAAAGVLAPWLQAGTVRYGALAVLILIGMTAYFGLGHLVGAFRLSEFRAALRRQR
- a CDS encoding penicillin-binding protein activator, which codes for MLAVFGAPRKRIALALAALAFLTACQAVTMGGGPRINTDKPVPVALLVPSGSGSGTDEEVARGLENAARMAIADLQGAKIDLRVYSTGANPERAAAVARDAVSDGAKIILGPLYAQSANAVGVAVAGRGVNVLSFSNNTQIAGRNVFVLGPTFENTADRLAGYAASQGKSRFMVIHDPDISGQVGRQAIEGAVAARGGQVVTTGTYELSQNAVVQAIPGLAAKARENGVDSIFFTASPTGALGYLVQLLPDNRVDPTQVQFIGLTRWDIPPSTLSLPELQGGWFALPDPGRSARFQSRYAATYGNGPHSTAGLAYDGIAAIGALISNGQADALTVTALTQRAGFEGVNGAFRLNPDGTNDRALAVAEIRNSQVNVIDPAPRSFGGAGF
- a CDS encoding YifB family Mg chelatase-like AAA ATPase, which codes for MVARAYTVAFEGVEARLVEVQCAVSPGLPAFSIVGLPDKAVSEARDRLRAALVSMGVALPSKRITVNLSPADLPKEGSHFDLPIAVALLAALDVLPRDAAEETVALGELSLDGRLVPVIGALPAAMAAAEADRALLCPKASGAEAAWVGGTQVLAAPDLAAVVRHFTGQSPLAPAEPGEVTGGDTIRDLSDVKGQERAKRALEIAAAGRHHMLMVGAPGSGKSMLAARMAGILPPLSPAEALETSMIHSLAGLLDEGGISRLRPFREPHHTASMAAIVGGGRGAKPGEISLAHNGVLFMDEFPEFPRQVLETLRQPIETGEVVVARANAHTKYPCRFLLVAAANPCKCGYLADPARACARVPQCGEDYLGRISGPLMDRFDLRVEVPPVAYADLDLPATGERSATAAERVGAARARQTARFEGRQGMRVNADAEGAVLDEIATPDVEGRALLAQVADRFGLSARGYHRVLRVARTIADLDGSDGVHRPHVAEAVSFRLSVGER
- a CDS encoding [protein-PII] uridylyltransferase, producing the protein MIPPQEASAAQASEPARHRSATPAPDSLICPASDIFDQAAFDAALDRLTKDGADASTLRKTMVAHMAEARRAGREAIAAAFRDKPFEAGPTVRAYTWLTDCLVRGTLKIASQHLHPRPNPTEGERLAVFAVGGYGRGEMAPHSDVDLLFLTPYKITPWAESVIESMLYMLWDLKLKVGHSSRTVKDCVRLGREDVTIRTALLEHRFVDGEEPLAKALDEALWNNLFEGTAAEFIEAKLSERSDRHRKQGGQRYVLEPNVKEGKGGLRDLQSLYWIAKYLYRVDRASQLVPLGMFTEDEFKGFLDAERFLWAVRCHMHLIADREADQLTFDMQIEVAAAMGYTDHGGRRAVEHFMQDYFRHATTVGDLTRIFLTKLEAAHVKKEPTLLGLLKRKKKKVPEGYDIVQNRMTVADPEAFLADKLNLLRIFEEALRTGTLLHPDAMRLIAGNLHLIDEGMRTDPEAQRIFLDLLLKHGNPERALRRMNELGVLSAFIPEFEPIVAMMQFNVYHSFTVDEHTIQCISTLAQIERKELVEELPIASRILKEGVNRKVLYVALLLHDIGKGRPEDHSVLGAQIARKVAPRLGLKPEECETVEWLVRYHLLMSDMAQKRDLSDPRTVRDFAKAVKNKKRLDLLTVVTVCDIIGVGPGTWNNWKAQLIRSLYRETADALETGLEDLNRGKMEAEAKRALRAALADWDKKDLRTETARHYGPYWQGLPTDTQVVFANMLRGIADDEIRIDLAADTGRDATRVCFALADHPGIFSRLAGALALAGANVVDARAHTTKDGFATSVFWIQDSEGSPYAENRLARLSNVIEKTLFGEVRPREKLADRDKLKKRERGFRFPTSISFDNEGSEIFTIIEVDTRDRPGLLYDLTRVLANNNVYIASAVIATYGAQVVDSFYVKDSFGLKLYSRSRQESLERKLRQAIEKGSERARA
- a CDS encoding YraN family protein, coding for MSGTVSYHAGLSAEESVARHYQARGLTVAARRWRGKAGEIDLILRDGEGLIFVEVKKSRDFARAAERLTHRQMTRVMTAALEFVGGEPRGQLTDMRFDVALVNGQGAVEILENAFTA
- the rsmI gene encoding 16S rRNA (cytidine(1402)-2'-O)-methyltransferase, translating into MDILQTYLAPGIYFVATPIGTARDITLRALDILASADVIAAEDTRTARHLMQIHGVALGDRPLIAYHDHSAPAVRDKLVAMAAGGQSVACVSEAGTPMVADPGFPLARAAVEAGVAVHAAPGPSALLAALTVSGLASDRVLFAGFPPAQGGARTTMLRDLADIQATLVLYESPKRVARLLAEMAGVFGPDRPAAVCRELTKRFEEVVRGPLGDLAQDFAERSVKGEIVVLVGRGAPKAASEEDLKAALTEALKGASMKDAVAEVTERLKLPRRQVYQAALKLEGKG